In Besnoitia besnoiti strain Bb-Ger1 chromosome I, whole genome shotgun sequence, the genomic window ggtctccgctgcgtcgcctcgcttcttATGAAGAAGActccgcgagagcggcgtcttctccccgCAGCGTAGCCGCGCAAACGCCGCGGCTTTCTGCGCTCCatcgcgcgtgtctctctcttctctcctcgtgtCGCGTGCCTTCTTTAGTTGCATAAATCTGTAGGACggccttctttttctgcgcctttCGTGCCCTCTCCCTGCTCCTGTCGCACACGTCTCACAGCTGCGCGGGGTTTTTCTTTCCAGGGAGTTTGAACTTTCCTCGCGACTTCCTTGCCTTGCTTGTCGCAGGCTCTCGCACGCGTGTGGCGCGATGGACAGAAGAAGACTTGCTACGTCTACCGCTTTTTCAGCACCGGCACGATTGAAGAGAAGATTTACCAGGTACGCTGCTCGAAGGAAGATGCTCTCGGCACGTCTCTGTTGTGCTCTTTAGATCGTCTTCTCCCCGTCTgacttcctcgtcctcctctttccGTCTTCGAGGCCGACGGGGCGTTTTTCCGCGACAGactcgccgctgctgtcggTGCTGCGTTTGGGTACATACCTGCGTGAGGAGTTGGGCGCGCTCGCTGAGTGTGATACCAGAGAGGTGCATACATTCTTCGCGCGGTTTTATTAACCTAATAGCGAAGGTGTATCCTTAGTAtggctgcgcgtgcgttGCCGCATTGAGATCGCTGCCAGATGCACGATACTAGACTCCTGTGTTCATCTGTTAATATGTTTCATCAAACAAGAAAGAGATTCCACCCCCGCGTCGATGCTGTTTGTTTTCAGCGACAGATCTGCAAGGACGGCCTCAGCGCGATGCTGgtcagcgaaggcgagaatcAGATTAAAGACAGGTGAGCGGAGAACTCATTTGTGCCGTGTTTCTGCCACGTTTTCAATGCGTTTTGTCTTTTGCGTCCGCGCGCCACGCCGGCATCGCCCACTCAGCTGCGCGTGGAGGCCTGTTGCCTGCTTTATCTGCGCCTCAGCTTGTCAACTGAACTTGTCAAGGATCTTTTTCGTCTGCGAGAAGACACGCTCTCAGACACGCACGACATGCTCGAGTGCggacgctgcggctgcggaagcCGCCTCAGGCAAGAGATCGAAAGTGAGAAAACTGTCAACCTCTCTTGTCGCTTGCACGCGTAACTGCGTTGCTTCAAGTCTCTCGCTAATCAGACAAGCACTTTCGTATCCTCGCATAGGTACACCCTTATGTTTGCATTCATGCGAAGCATATTGCTGATTGGCATGCGGGTGCGGGGCAGAGGAGCGTGTCTATTCTTCCACGCATCCTGTTGTTTCTGCGGGGGAGAGGCTCGGAGCTTCGCCCTGCCCACGGCACAGCGAGAGTCTTTCTTGTTTCGCTGCAGACGACCAAATCGAACCGCGTGTGGCGCCGACCGAGGAAAcggagagagggggggagccGCTGTTCGTTCCCCAGCTCGAAGAGGATTTCGACGAAGACGGTGAGACGCAGAAAGATGAAACCGACGCCACCGCCCTGAGAGACAGGGCGGTGTAGGCGGCGCGCATCGAGCTCGACGCGCAGAGGTGCAACCTCTCGCTGAATGGCAGTCTGGGCCAGCAGCGGACTCGGCGCGTAGGCTACATCAGCTGTCTTCTatctctgcctcttcctctcgccccgTGCATGCCCCTCGACTTCTTGCTCGTTCTTTTCTCGGGTCCAGCATGTGTTTTCCTGTTTGAGCATCCGCTTCTCCCTCCTGTTCGAGTCCGGCTGTCGGTCAAAGTTTCGGCCGGTGTCAGCGCGTTCGCTTTCCTTCGAGCCCGTGCAGCCCTGGCCTCTTGCTTCCATGTGGGGGGTTTCCAATgcctcttttctttttcggTTCCTCACGggcgctctctcctctctggccGCTGTTTCGTCCTCTcctccttttttctctcctccttctcttgTCCAGTCCCCTCCGAATTCTGGCTAGGTCTCCATTTTTTGAATCTTCTCAGATCTCCTCACGTGGGCGCACCACGCGGACATCGAGTCGCTCCCCGACGCCTGtctgcggcaggccgcgcgcgcgtgcgaagACGACCCTGCGCTCTCTTCTGAAGGCGACGAGGTCTCCGCCTTGGGGCAGCCAATCAGTTTCGCCATGTCCTGCCGCATTGAATTCAAAcccgacgacgcgcccgacCAAAAGTCCGACGTGAGCAgactccgcctcctcccctctgccccccccctctccgtGCTTGTCACCCGCTGTCTCTTGGTTCGTTGCTTGCGCTCGCGTCCTTGGGAGCTGGGAGGCTGCTGGAGGCCTCGCCTAGGGTGTCTTGCTgggctctgcttcctctcaccgcgtctcgccctcgaccttgagcggccgccgcaggctccTGAGTCTCGTGTTTTGGGTTTTGCTTCTCTCGAAGCGCACcagtcgccggcggcggggatGGCTGCGTGGTGCATATCGGCGCGACCTGTGTCGGTTCTTCTTGCAGGCCAAAGgatcgccttcgccttccacTGCCCGGAGtgcggcgtcgagcgagaACGGGGCTGCGGAAGCCGCCGGGAACTCAATGTCCCTGTCAGCGCCCTCGGAGcctgcgaggaagcgaacgaAGCTcggggaagacgaagaggacgaagacgaagacttTGTCGTTTGCATCACGGATGAAGAGACGTCCAGCGGCGAAGAGTGACAAGGCGAGCCGGCGACGACTCGACAGCGAAAGCGTCCCTAGGGAAGACTAAATCTTCGCAGAGAAGAACGACGCAGGCTTGGCGGCCCGTTCACGCCTGCCGTTCTCTCACGAGTGCGCCACTTCTGTTTTGTCTGGCTCTTTCCAAGAAAGATATCACGATTTGATGGGTTTGCTCCcctgcttctctcttctgGCCATGCTGCTCGTTTGCctgggcgcgccgcgaatgAAGTTCCGCGAGAGGTCAGCGTTCacagcctctctctcctcgttgtCCCATGTCGAttttcttccctctctccttcttccctcCTGCTTTCTGGCGCTTTTCTTTCGCGCTGAGCtgctcctccgcttcctctttgTCGTTCTTGTTGCAGTCTGTCTCGTGGGCTGCTGTCTCGCTCGCGGTgcgcgcttccgcttctcacCAAGTCTCCCGGCTGTCGGCGTTGAGTCGAGCTCCGAAGTCGTTTGCCTCAGCTTCGCAGTGCGGTGCACTCTGTGGCGCTTTTCTGTTTCCTGATCTCATGTCTCCTTTTCAATCTTGTCGGAGCGCCaggggcgagaggagacgatcccttgggcggggggggggggggggggggggggcgggcgctcgcgcgcttcaAAAGTCAGGTTTCATCTTGTCTACAGGATCAACTTTGAGAATTTTCAAAACCCCACATGCGAAGTCTCTTGCACACGCTGCGGTTGCGCGATCATTAGAAAATGCTGTAGCAGTCGACGCATATTCGCGTTTGCGAGATCCCACGGGCCTTCGATTATGAGGAAAGTagtttttctcttcgcggGTTTGGAAGGCCGAGGCTGGAGCGAAGACTCGCGGGGGTGAAGCTTGTTTCTCCGAGTCCACACTCTGCACTTCTTCACTCTAGTGCGACTGCGTCCCTTGTAGCTTTCACAAACgacttcctccttctcgcgcaaCCTTCCACAGGCGCAAgatgccgcgcgccgctttgTTTAGTGCATACACGAAAAACGATTTCCGGTCCTTTCCGTAGTTTGGCAAAAAAGCTCCGCGCCACTTCCCACAGCGTGGCGGGGTTCGCAGGAGTGAGACGCGCTGTGCGCCATGTGAAACTAACGCGCAGACGCTTACTCGTTCGCTGAATGGGCGGTCAGAAAAGCTTTTCTCGCAGTGAACGTTTCGCCAAGCAACAGGAGCAAGCGGCAGTTGCATTCGGGCGACAGCGGGAGGACGACTCGATGCATTCTAGGGCGGAAGCGGACATGAATGCGCAGAGTATTCTGCATCCTCTCGTCGACGaactctgctgcagcgcagcgcgttTGCTTTTCCTCCTAACGCCGTTCcccacccctccccccccctgtGTGCAAAAAACTGATTCCAGTGTTAAGCACAGCAGCGGTGGCGCATATACTACTCACGCGGAGTGCCTCCAAAGATAATTCTAGATTCCCTCAAAGAGAAGTGCGAAATATCGAAACCGAGGTGGAAAGCCTGTCAGCGCAGTTTCCGCCTCGCAGGCTGTCGACGTCGTGGCTGCCCTCCCCAAGGGGGTGAGCACGGGTTCTGTGTCTCTtccctgcgcctctgcatgcagatgaAATGCAGGATAAAAGTACATACACGTATGCTCGCGTATACCCAATACAGAGGTTCGCACGAAGTTGATGATGGGCGTGAAGAGCGCAGAAAACAGCCATGGTTTTTCAGGTTTTGGATGGGACGTCGTTTCCTGGACAGAAAACGACCGAGCAATCCACTGAAAAAACTACAAACATCCCCGGGCGCCCAAAAAACACGCGCGCCCGACATACATTGGTCTGCTAGGGTTTCAACGCAAAAAGCAGATCAatcgcttctctcgcttcaGCAAAGTCGACTTTgcgcgtccctctctctcccccctcccgtACTCCCACCAAGCGCCCACGACAGAAAACGTCTTagtccctctccctcccttttgttctcttcttttctggCCTTCGCCCCATAAGGACAACCTGCATGCGAACGTCGCCGCCCTGATGAACCGGAGAGGCCAAACAGCCACGAGACggacggcgcagccgctgcggaggaaacGACCGACGAAAGACTCAACACGAcaacggagaggagagagaaacgctgcgcgggagggaggaggccgaggaagacgcacagcgagaagaggaggcacgcCAAAAGCgccaaagagagagagccctGCCGCTTCGCGCTGTCCGCCAGCATCTCTCTCTTTGAGAAGAAGATACACGAAGCAGGCCTCTCTTGTAGGCtacgtctctctctctcagcctCCTTATCTCCGCCACCCCGCGTCCGTGGCCACCGCatttcccccccccctcgccccccccccccccccgctgcTTCCCCCTCTTCTGGCTTCGGCGCTCTGCAGGCTCCGCCGGGCGGCCTCAGGCGCTTACAGCTTCCCTTActcagcctcctcctcttcgccgttcgcctcatcctcgccctcctcgcgcttctcggcgccgTTGAGGCCCGCGTTGGCGCGCGCGTCAATAGCATCCAGCTCCTTCTGGATCTcttgccggcgcgcctccacgcgggcggccttcgtcgcctgcaacgccttcgccgcgtcgagctTCTCCTCCAGCAGCTTCATGCATGGCTCGAGGTCCGCTTCGAAGACTGGCGCAGCCACCTGAGCGAAAAAACACAGACACAGAAACAAAAACCATACTAAACACACTCCACAGCTGAACTTGAAAAAGATACACATGCATGTGGAGTCATCACACGGGGCTCCCGCGGGGATGGAAACGCCCAGGAACCACGCATCTACCGCTACCCTGAACCctcatgcatgtatgtaaACATCTAAATATCTATACCTCTATGTACATGCATATCTataaaatatatatatacatgtgaATAGTACAGGTGCATAGGATGAGATAGAGAGCTAGCTAGGGCCCCGAAGACCATGCTTCCCGGCTACGAAGGAGTGGCTACAAGGTACGTCTCCACAATCTCCACAGAGACCTTACTCCGCACTGCTCGAAGTACAGCAGCGTGCCGATATCGTGTTTGATGCTCTTGGGCTTGGTCTTCTTGATGCCGCCGTcattcttcttcttcatcgcctTCGGAGCGAAGAAGTactcctcctctcgctgaTTCTTTGGCAAGAGCgccacgccgtcgcccttcggCTGCGGAGCAAAAAACACACGCGAATCTACCCGGTGTGCGGAGGTCTTCTCCAGACTCTCCAGTGCATTCACGGCCACGGAAAGCCAAGAACGATGCAGATGCAGGCCATACACATTTAGGAATACACGCACGCGAGTGCAAAAAAAGCTCTCCTCAGATCCCCACTCACCGCCTCGACGACGCTCTTCTCTTGCTTGGCGGTGGAGTcttcctgcgtctgctgcttgTGATCATCGATGATCTTCTGCACGTAGGCGATGGTCTGGGTGAGCAGGACGATCTCGCCGTCGACTGGCTCCTCGTCAACCATCTCGAGCTGACGCTCCAGGTTCGCGCGCTCCTGCTCGACTTGGCGGCGCATACGCTCCTCCTTCATCtttaaaaaaaaaaaaacagcgCGAGGCCTTCCAGTGAAGCGATGCGAAGACCGTCAGCCACGCATCGCCGAGGGCAAAGACCAACACTCGAACTGGctaggcagcggcgcgcaaaGGAGCTCGGCTACCTGGCGACGCACACACGAGACTACagcccccctctcccccctttTTGATGTGTGTAGAGAGTGGGGAGTCAGTTCCAGCAGGGCTTCTTCCACAGCCAGCTTTAGGCAATCGGGAGCGCACGGAGAGCGACTCCGAGGCGGCCCCACGCAAAGAGCCCTGTACACATGCGCGGCAGTCCTCTCACCTTCTCGTTCCTTTCCTGGCGCTGCTGAGCAAGGTACGCCTGGTACTTCCAGTTCTCCTTCTTGTACTCGTCCTGTatctcgcggcgctgcagacaggCCACATGCAGATCCGCTCTATCGATTGCTCATGTTTGATGACTCActccgtcttccgcctcccccTGGCTTCAAGTcctccctcgcctgcctttcgcgagaaggcgcgtgGAGGGCCGCTTCGCTCAGTGCCTATCCTTGCGCTGAACTGAGGAGTCTTCGGACGCGCGGAAGGTCTAGCTACGATCTCTCCGTTCTAGATCCCTGCTGTAGGAGGATATCCGCGCGCATCTCTGGGTGCCGCGCTACAGAAAAGCACAGGCATGCCTTCACTCTCAGTCGCAGTTACCTTCATCATGTGCTCAGTCATCTGCTTGGAAAGCTTGTCTCGCTCCTCGATCAGCTCGCGACCCGGGGCCGTAGCCTCCTGGCGCTGCTTGACGAGTGTAAAGTATTTCTCTTGCTCTTCGCGCTTCATCGCCCGCAACTCCAAAAGCTTCGTCCGCGCCTCATCCAGCATCGCGCGCAGGGGAACTGCCGAGGGAGGCACGCAAAGACGAAACGTACAGAAGGAGCAATGGCCATGAGAAAGTCGAGACTCGCCGAGACGAACTGGCAGATAGTcacgtgcatatatatatatatatatatgtatatatatctgcgcGTGAGTATACATACActtgtgtatatatgtatatatatgtacatatacatatatatatctacatacatatacatatatctatttGTATGAGGAGGGTGGGACACCCGTGACACTGTGGCTTTAGCTGTGCAGCCTCGCTGGTGCCTCCTTGCGAGAGCTGTGAGCTGCGGAGGTGGATTTTCTTTCACTTACCCACGGAGGTTTCCTCGAAGGAgctcgcgccggcctcgagcCCCGCGAACTTGCCGACCAGCGGTCGGTTGTGCTTCAGCTGCTTGATTTGGTCCAagagcttcttctcctccttcagcgTGAGCGTGCTCGTCATCATTGAGTGCTCCAGAGCCGCGATGCGACGGTCGATCTCTTCTGTCGTCGAGAAGCCGAGCTTGCGCCTCATGTCCTGGACGCTCTGCTTCTGAAAACCAACGCGCAAACACACCCACGCGACGGCGTTTCTCGACATATCATGTGAAGCCACAAGCGGAACTCGGCCTCCCCTCCGCATCTCTACCTTCCTGTCTGTGCGTTAGATGCACATGCCGATCGCTGGTgtacgcgagagagaggctaCGTGGAGCCGTGAGGCAGTCACAGTCCACAGGACACGTCCGCGCATGCGTTTAAGCGACGCAGACTCACTCCGAGCTCGGAATACTGAGACGGAGGCCCGAGATCCACAGAAGCAGACCCCTGATCATCAGGTGGACACACATATAcaaatgtatatatttatatatatggagGGCGGGACACCCGTGAGATGTGTGGCCTTTGCTTTGCAACCTTgcgtcgcagccggcggcggcgggttgGGTGACTGACCATTTCGAGGCCCTCTTTCTGGCGCGAGTCAATCGCCTCAATGagcttctttctctcgcccTCGTATTTGTCCATCTGGACCTGCAGCTCgtccagccgcgcgcgcatctCCTGCTTCTTCCGGTTGTACTCATCCCGGCCGCCGATCATGCTCGTGATGCGCTGCTGCAATTCGTTctgcaaaaaaaaagaaaagagcAAACGTCCTTCTCCCATGGGGCTCCCTGCAGATGTATCTTGAGGGTACAGAGAGACACTGAGAAGACTCCGCATCCACCGCGACGGCAACTCCGCAGGCCGTGCTagctcgaggcgccgcgccagctACTGCAGCTTGCGGTGCGAGACTTACGATTTTGGCCTTGATTTC contains:
- a CDS encoding Brf1p family coiled coil protein (encoded by transcript BESB_009110), which gives rise to MANAAIEKVTPAVTGKKEAKDKLAPVPKPNEKEYKGRIDAETKAIDEIKAKINELQQRITSMIGGRDEYNRKKQEMRARLDELQVQMDKYEGERKKLIEAIDSRQKEGLEMKQSVQDMRRKLGFSTTEEIDRRIAALEHSMMTSTLTLKEEKKLLDQIKQLKHNRPLVGKFAGLEAGASSFEETSVVPLRAMLDEARTKLLELRAMKREEQEKYFTLVKQRQEATAPGRELIEERDKLSKQMTEHMMKRREIQDEYKKENWKYQAYLAQQRQERNEKMKEERMRRQVEQERANLERQLEMVDEEPVDGEIVLLTQTIAYVQKIIDDHKQQTQEDSTAKQEKSVVEAPKGDGVALLPKNQREEEYFFAPKAMKKKNDGGIKKTKPKSIKHDIGTLLYFEQCGVAAPVFEADLEPCMKLLEEKLDAAKALQATKAARVEARRQEIQKELDAIDARANAGLNGAEKREEGEDEANGEEEEAE